The window ATATGGATGCCGAAAGCCGAAGAGTTTGCCCTGCCCGAATCGCCCTATTACCAGCAGATCATCGACGCGGGTTTTTAATAAAATGCCACCCCCGGTTAATCCTTTTCAAAAACAAAACGTCATATATGTGTACGTTGTTTAATTAACAGGTACCATTAAAATTAAACACCATGAAAAAGAGATTTGTTGCATTTGCACTATTAATATCAGCAGTAGTAGTATCGGTATCATCGGGTTGTGTGGTACGCGATGGATATGGAAGAGGATACCATCATGACAGGTATCACTACCGCGATCATGACGACCACGGACGTGGCCACGACCATGATTACAACCAGGGTGGCTATAACCACTACTAATAAAAAGATTGTTTTGAGTGATTGTTTGTGAGTGATTGATGGCAAGGCGGTGAGTAATCACCGCTTTGTTTGTTTATATAGGCTAATCCAGCAGTTACCAAGCCATCCAAAAAAAATATTTGTATCCCAAGCCCGCAATAGCGATGGGCGTGGATACCGGCCAATGTGGCTAAGGCCGGTGCAGTATGAACAAACAGCGCGGGCCGAAGGCATTGCCATTATCAATATAGTCATTCGCTGTACCCCTATTTTTTGTATTTTTGTTTAAATAACTAACCCATGGTAACCATCAATTCAACACTTGAAGATATTATGCAATTGGATTTTGCATCCAGGGAAATGCTACTTGAAATTTTACAAAAGCGACAAATTGAAGCTCGTAGAGACGAGATTGCTAAAACAGCAAAAAAGTCTTTAAAAGAGTTTCACTCTGGCAAAAATGTCCCCCTTTCGGCGGATGATGTTATTGATAGACTTAATAACCTGTAAATTCAGGCAACTTGACACATTGGGGATTGCTTCGTTCCTCGCAATGACGATACTGGGAATAGGAATAGTGCTTTCAATAACTCCCCATAACACTTAAAATATCAATCAATTACCCCTCAACGCCCCCTTCCATCCACCAAACCAACCCTTTACAAAACTTTTTCTAGCCAATCCCTTGAAAATCAAAAAATACTCCGTACCTTTGCAGTCCTTAAAATAAGGATAAAACTGTAAATACAAAAAGGAAAAAATGCCTACTATTCAGCAATTAGTTAGAAAAGGTAGAGTAGCTCTGGTTGACAAGAGTAAGTCGCCAGCGTTGGACAGCTGTCCACAGCGAAGAGGCGTATGCACACGCGTGTATACCACTACCCCTAAAAAACCAAACTCAGCAATGCGTAAAGTTGCCCGTGTGCGCTTAACCAACGGTAAAGAAGTAAATGCTTACATCCCTGGTGAAGGTCACAACTTACAGGAGCACTCTATCGTTTTGATCCGCGGTGGTCGTGTTAAGGATTTACCAGGTGTACGTTACCACATCATCCGTGGTGCGTTAGATACATCAGGTGTTGCCGGCCGTAACCAACGTCGTAGTAAATACGGAACAAAACGTCCTAAACCAGGTCAGGCAGCTGCACCTACCAAAGGCGCACCAGCTAAGAAGAAAAAATAATTAAGGAGGATAGAAAGCAATGAGAAAGTCAAAACCAAAAAAGAGAATTATCCTTCCTGATCCACGGTTCAATGATACCATGGTTACAAGGTTTGTAAATAACATGATGTATGATGGTAAAAAATCTACCGCGTACTCTATATTTTATAACGCAGTTGATATTGTTGAAAAGAAAACCAGCGAAAGCGGTTTAGAAACCTGGAAAAAGGCTTTAAACAATGTTATGCCTGCAGTTGAAGTTAAAAGCCGTCGTGTTGGTGGTGCTAACTTCCAGGTACCAACCGAAGTTCGTCCGGAGCGCAAAATCGCTTTAGGTATGAAATGGTTAATCAGCTATGCCCGTCGTCGTGGTGAAAAAACCATGATGGAGAAATTAGCCGGCGAGATCATATCAGCAGCTAAAGGTGAAGGTGCAGCAGTGAAAAAGAAAGAAGATACGCACAAAATGGCTGAAGCCAACAAAGCGTTCTCTCACTTTAGATTCTAATTAGTGAATTATTGAATTAGTGAATTATTGATTAGATAACATTATCCTAATCAGTAATTCATTATTTCGCCAATCACTTTCTAAAAATACTAAGTGAATGACTTAATTAGTGAAATTCAATTAAATCACTAATTCAATAAATCAATAACTCAATAATTACTATGTCAAGAGATCTAAGATTTACAAGAAATATAGGTATTGCCGCTCACATTGATGCCGGTAAAACTACCACTACCGAGCGTATACTTTACTATGCTGGTGTAAGCCACAAAATTGGTGAAGTACACGAAGGTGCAGCTACCATGGACTGGATGGCACAAGAGCAGGAACGTGGTATTACCATTACATCTGCTGCTACTACAGTAAACTGGAATTACAGGGGTCACAAATACCATATCAACATTATTGATACCCCGGGCCACGTGGATTTTACCGTTGAGGTAAACCGCTCACTGCGTGTATTGGATGGTTTGGTGTTCCTTTTCAGTGCCGTTGATGGTGTTGAGCCACAATCAGAAACAAACTGGAGACTTGCAAATAATTATAACGTTGCCCGTATAGGCTTCGTAAATAAAATGGACCGTAGCGGTGCCGACTTTTTAAATGTTGTAAAACAGGTAAAAAGCATGTTAGGCAGCAACGCAGTGCCTTTGCAATTGCCAATTGGTTCTGAAGAGAAATTCCAGGGTGTGGTTGATTTAATTAACTGGAGAGGTATTGTTTGGAATGAGCATGATAAAGGTATGACCTTTACCGAAGTGCCTATCCCTGAGGATATGATCGAGGAAGCTACCGAGTGGAGAGAGAAATTGCTTGAGTCAGTAGCTGATTACGATGAAACCTTAATGGAGAAATTCTTTGAGGCACCAGAATCAATCACCGAACGCGAAATTTTAGATGCATTGCGTAAAGCTGTGTTAGATGCTAAAATTGTGCCTATGGTTTGCGGTTCATCTTTCAAAAACAAAGGTGTACAAACCATGCTTGATTACGTGATGGAATTATTGCCTTCGCCAATGGATGTTGAAGGTATTGTAGGCCACCACCCTGATACAAACGAAGAGATTTTACGTAAACCATCTGAAAAAGAGCCATTTGCAGCTTTAGCGTTTAAAATTGCAACCGATCCTTTTGTAGGCCGGTTATGTTTTATCCGCGTATACTCAGGTAACCTTGAGGCTGGTTCATATGTGCACAACATGCGTTCAGATAACAAAGAGCGTATATCACGTATATTCCAGATGCATGCCAACAAGCAAAACCCTATCCCTAACGTAGGTGCAGGTGATATTGCTGCGGTAGTAGGCTTTAAAGATATTAAAACTGGCGATACCCTGTGCGATGAGAAATTCCCGATTATTCTTGAATCGATGCAATTCCCTGAGCCGGTTATCGGTTTGGCTATTGAGCCTAAAACTCAGGCTGATGTTGATAAATTAGGTATCGCTTTAGGTAAATTATCTGAAGAAGATCCAACTTTCCACGTAAAATCTGACGAAGAAACCGGCCAGACCGTTATTAGCGGTATGGGCGAGCTTCACTTAGATATTATCATGGACCGTTTGAAACGTGAGTTTAAAGTAGAGGTTAACCAGGGCGCGCCACAAGTTGCTTACAAAGAAGCTATTACCGGTACTGTTCAGCACCGCGAAACTTACAAGAAACAAACCGGTGGTCGTGGTAAATTTGCCGATATCCAGGTTATACTTTCACCAAACGACGAAGGTAAAGAAGGTTTACAGTTTGTGAACGAAATTAGCGGTGGTTCAATCCCCCGTGAGTTTATTC is drawn from Mucilaginibacter ginsenosidivorax and contains these coding sequences:
- the rpsL gene encoding 30S ribosomal protein S12; translated protein: MPTIQQLVRKGRVALVDKSKSPALDSCPQRRGVCTRVYTTTPKKPNSAMRKVARVRLTNGKEVNAYIPGEGHNLQEHSIVLIRGGRVKDLPGVRYHIIRGALDTSGVAGRNQRRSKYGTKRPKPGQAAAPTKGAPAKKKK
- the fusA gene encoding elongation factor G — protein: MSRDLRFTRNIGIAAHIDAGKTTTTERILYYAGVSHKIGEVHEGAATMDWMAQEQERGITITSAATTVNWNYRGHKYHINIIDTPGHVDFTVEVNRSLRVLDGLVFLFSAVDGVEPQSETNWRLANNYNVARIGFVNKMDRSGADFLNVVKQVKSMLGSNAVPLQLPIGSEEKFQGVVDLINWRGIVWNEHDKGMTFTEVPIPEDMIEEATEWREKLLESVADYDETLMEKFFEAPESITEREILDALRKAVLDAKIVPMVCGSSFKNKGVQTMLDYVMELLPSPMDVEGIVGHHPDTNEEILRKPSEKEPFAALAFKIATDPFVGRLCFIRVYSGNLEAGSYVHNMRSDNKERISRIFQMHANKQNPIPNVGAGDIAAVVGFKDIKTGDTLCDEKFPIILESMQFPEPVIGLAIEPKTQADVDKLGIALGKLSEEDPTFHVKSDEETGQTVISGMGELHLDIIMDRLKREFKVEVNQGAPQVAYKEAITGTVQHRETYKKQTGGRGKFADIQVILSPNDEGKEGLQFVNEISGGSIPREFIPSVEKGFAASMANGVLAGFPLTSLKVRLIDGSFHAVDSDALSFELAAKMAYREALPKCKPVLLEPIMKIEILTPEENMGDVIGDMNRRRGQLLGMDSRAGAQVIKATVPLSEMFGYVTQLRTITSGRATSTMEFDHYAEAPRNVQEEVVAKVKGKKAAANA
- the rpsG gene encoding 30S ribosomal protein S7, translating into MRKSKPKKRIILPDPRFNDTMVTRFVNNMMYDGKKSTAYSIFYNAVDIVEKKTSESGLETWKKALNNVMPAVEVKSRRVGGANFQVPTEVRPERKIALGMKWLISYARRRGEKTMMEKLAGEIISAAKGEGAAVKKKEDTHKMAEANKAFSHFRF